The following are encoded in a window of Kogia breviceps isolate mKogBre1 chromosome 12, mKogBre1 haplotype 1, whole genome shotgun sequence genomic DNA:
- the MGAT3 gene encoding beta-1,4-mannosyl-glycoprotein 4-beta-N-acetylglucosaminyltransferase isoform X1: protein MKGMKMRRYKLFLMFCMAGLCLISFLHFFKTLSYVTFPRELASLSPNLVSSFFWNNAPVTPQASPEPGSPDLLRTPLYSHSPLLQPLSPSKATEEIHRMDLVLPEDTTEYFLRTKAGGVCFKPGTKMPEKAPSGRPEEKAEAGEGASARGAGRQLLSNRQRPGARARRKWVECVCLPGWHGPSCGVPTVVQYSNLPTKERLVPRETPRRVINAININHEFDLLDVRFHELGDVVDAFVVCESNFTAYGEPRPLKFREMLTNGTFEYIRHKVLYVFLDHFPLGGRQDGWIADDYLRTFLTQDGVSRLRNLRPDDVFIIDDADEIPARDGVLFLKLYDGWTEPFAFHMRKSLYGFFWKQPGTLEVVSGCTVDMLQTVYGLDGIRLRRRQYYTMPNFRQYENRTGHILVQWSLGSPLHFAGWHCSWCFTPEGIYFKLVSAQNGDFPRWGDYEDKRDLNYIRSLIRTGGWFDGTQQEYPPADPSEHMYAPKYLLKNYDQFRYLLDNPYQEPKSTADGGRRSKGPEGRPPARSKSDVVEG from the exons ATGAAAGG GATGAAGATGAGACGCTACAAGCTCTTTCTCATGTTCTGTATGGCCGGCCTGTGCCTCATCTCCTTCCTGCACTTCTTTAAGACCCTGTCCTATGTCACGTTCCCCCGAGAACTGGCCTCCCTCAGCCCTAACCTGGTGTCCAGCTTCTTCTGGAACAATGCCCCGGTCACGCCCCAGGCCAGCCCCGAGCCGGGCAGCCCCGACCTGCTGCGTACCCCTCTCTATTCCCACTCGCCCCTGCTCCAGCCGCTGTCGCCAAGCAAGGCCACGGAGGAAATCCACCGGATGGACTTGGTGCTGCCCGAGGACACCACCGAGTACTTCCTCCGCACCAAAGCCGGGGGCGTCTGCTTCAAGCCAGGTACCAAGATGCCGGAGAAGGCGCCATCAGGGCGGCCAGAGGAGAAGGCGGAGGCGGGCGAAGGCGCGTCGGCCCGGGGAGCGGGCCGGCAGCTGCTGAGCAACCGGCAGCGGCCGGGGGCGCGCGCGCGGCGCAAGTGGGTGGAGTGCGTGTGCCTTCCGGGCTGGCACGGGCCCAGCTGCGGCGTGCCCACCGTGGTGCAGTACTCCAACCTGCCCACCAAGGAGCGCCTGGTGCCCCGGGAGACACCGCGGAGGGTCATCAACGCCATCAACATCAACCATGAGTTCGACCTGCTGGACGTGCGCTTCCACGAGCTGGGCGACGTGGTGGACGCCTTCGTGGTGTGCGAGTCCAACTTCACGGCCTACGGGGAGCCGCGGCCGCTCAAGTTCCGCGAGATGCTGACCAACGGTACCTTCGAGTACATCCGGCACAAGGTGCTCTACGTCTTCCTGGACCACTTCCCGCTGGGCGGGCGGCAGGACGGCTGGATCGCCGACGACTACCTGCGCACCTTCCTGACGCAGGACGGCGTGTCGCGGCTGCGCAACCTGCGGCCCGACGACGTCTTCATCATCGACGACGCCGACGAGATCCCCGCTCGCGACGGCGTGCTCTTCCTCAAGCTCTACGACGGCTGGACGGAGCCCTTCGCCTTCCACATGCGCAAGTCACTGTACGGCTTCTTCTGGAAGCAGCCGGGCACCCTAGAGGTGGTGTCGGGCTGCACGGTGGACATGCTGCAGACGGTGTACGGGCTGGACGGCATCCGCCTGCGCCGCCGCCAGTACTACACCATGCCCAACTTCCGCCAGTACGAGAACCGCACGGGCCACATCCTGGTGCAGTGGTCGCTGGGCAGCCCCCTGCACTTCGCCGGCTGGCACTGCTCCTGGTGCTTCACGCCCGAGGGCATCTACTTCAAGCTGGTGTCGGCCCAGAACGGCGACTTCCCCCGCTGGGGTGACTACGAGGACAAGCGAGACCTCAATTACATCCGGAGCTTGATCCGCACAGGGGGCTGGTTCGACGGCACCCAGCAGGAGTACCCGCCGGCCGACCCCAGCGAACACATGTATGCCCCTAAGTACCTGCTCAAGAACTACGACCAGTTCCGCTACCTGCTGGACAACCCCTACCAGGAGCCCAAGAGCACAGCAGACGGTGGGCGGCGGAGCAAGGGTCCGGAGGGAAGGCCGCCCGCCAGGAGCAAATCGGACGTGGTTGAAGGCTAA
- the LOC131767220 gene encoding mitochondrial ribosome and complex I assembly factor AltMIEF1: MAPWSREAVLSLYRALLRQGQELRYTDRDFYLASIRREFRKNQKLEDPEARERQLEKGLVFLHSKLGGII, translated from the coding sequence ATGGCCCCATGGAGCCGAGAGGCGGTGCTGAGTCTCTACCGGGCTCTGCTGCGCCAAGGCCAAGAGCTTCGCTACACTGATCGAGACTTCTACCTTGCCTCCATCCGCCGTGAGTTCCGGAAAAATCAGAAGCTAGAGGATCCTGAGGCCCGGGAGAGGCAGCTGGAAAAGGGCCTCGTATTCCTCCACAGCAAACTGGGAGGGATTATTTAG
- the MIEF1 gene encoding mitochondrial dynamics protein MIEF1, which yields MAGAGERKSKKDDNGIGTAIDFVLSNARLVLGVGGAAMLGIATLAVKRMYDRAISAPTSPTRLSHSGKRSWEEPNWMGSPRLLNKDMKTGLSRSLQALPTGSSAFDTDTLCLPRPKPLARKGQVDLKKSRLRMSLQEKLLTYYRNRAAIPAGEQARAKQAAVDICAELRSFLRAKLPDMPLRDMYLSGSLYDDLQVVTADHIQLIVPLVLEQNLWSCIPGEDTIMNVPGFFLVRRENPEYFPRGSSYWDRCVVGGYLSPKTVADTFEKVVAGSINWPAIGSLLDYVIRPAPPPEALTLEVQYERDRHLVIDFLPSVTLGDTVLVAKPHRLAQYDNLWRLSLRPAETARLRALDQADSGCRSLCLKILKAVCKSTPALGHLTASQLTNVILHVAQEEADWSPDVLADRFLQALRGLISYLEAGVLPSALNPKVNLFAELTPEEIDELGYTLYCSLSEPEVLLRT from the exons ATGGCAGGCGCTGGTGAGCGCAAAAGCAAGAAGGATGATAATGGCATCGGGACGGCCATTGATTTTGTGCTCTCCAATGCCCGGCtggtgctgggggtgggtggagcaGCCATGCTGGGCATTGCTACACTGGCGGTTAAGCGC ATGTACGATAGGGCAATCAGTGCGCCTACCAGCCCCACCCGCCTGAGCCATTCAGGGAAAAGGAGCTGGGAAGAACCAAACTGGATGGGCTCCCCCCGATTGCTCAACAAGGACATGAAGACAGGCCTGAGCAGGTCCCTACAGGCCCTTCCCACAGGCTCCTCGGCCTTTGACACAG ATACACTCTGCCTGCCCCGGCCCAAGCCATTGGCCAGGAAGGGCCAGGTAGACTTGAAGAAGTCACGACTCCGCATGTCCCTGCAGGAGAAACTTCTTACTTACTACCGGAACCGGGCGGCCATTCCTGCTGGCGAGCAGGCTCGGGCCAAGCAAGCTGCCGTGGACATATGTGCCGAGCTCCGGAGCTTCCTGCGGGCCAAGTTGCCTGACATGCCACTTCGGGACATGTACCTGAGTGGCAGCCTCTATGATGACCTGCAG GTGGTGACAGCCGACCACATCCAACTCATCGTGCCCCTCGTGCTGGAGCAGAACCTGTGGTCGTGTATCCCCGGAGAGGACACCATCATGAACGTCCCCGGCTTCTTCCTGGTTCGCCGGGAGAACCCAGAGTACTTTCCTCGTGGTAGCAGTTACTGGGACCGCTGTGTAGTAGGGGGCTACCTCTCTCCAAAGACAGTGGCAGACACGTTTGAAAAGGTAGTGGCTGGCTCCATCAACTGGCCGGCCATTGGGTCCCTCTTGGACTACGTGATTCGaccggccccacccccagaggctcTGACTCTGGAAGTACAGTATGAGCGCGACAGGCATCTCGTCATTGACTTCCTGCCATCAGTGACCCTTGGTGACACCGTCTTGGTGGCCAAACCACACCGGCTAGCCCAGTATGACAACCtgtggcggctgagcctgcgtccTGCCGAGACGGCGCGCTTGCGGGCTCTGGACCAGGCCGACTCGGGCTGCCGCTCTCTGTGCCTCAAGATCCTCAAGGCCGTGTGCAAGTCCACTCCGGCCCTGGGTCACCTCACTGCCAGCCAGCTCACCAACGTCATCCTCCACGTGGCCCAGGAGGAGGCTGACTGGTCTCCAGATGTGCTGGCTGACCGGTTCCTGCAGGCCTTGAGGGGCCTCATCAGCTACTTGGAGGCCGGAGTCCTGCCCAGTGCCCTCAACCCCAAGGTGAACTTATTTGCAGAGCTCACCCCTGAGGAAATAGACGAATTGGGATACACTCTCTATTGCTCACTGTCTGAGCCGGAGGTGCTGCTGCGGACATAG
- the MGAT3 gene encoding beta-1,4-mannosyl-glycoprotein 4-beta-N-acetylglucosaminyltransferase isoform X2, with protein sequence MKMRRYKLFLMFCMAGLCLISFLHFFKTLSYVTFPRELASLSPNLVSSFFWNNAPVTPQASPEPGSPDLLRTPLYSHSPLLQPLSPSKATEEIHRMDLVLPEDTTEYFLRTKAGGVCFKPGTKMPEKAPSGRPEEKAEAGEGASARGAGRQLLSNRQRPGARARRKWVECVCLPGWHGPSCGVPTVVQYSNLPTKERLVPRETPRRVINAININHEFDLLDVRFHELGDVVDAFVVCESNFTAYGEPRPLKFREMLTNGTFEYIRHKVLYVFLDHFPLGGRQDGWIADDYLRTFLTQDGVSRLRNLRPDDVFIIDDADEIPARDGVLFLKLYDGWTEPFAFHMRKSLYGFFWKQPGTLEVVSGCTVDMLQTVYGLDGIRLRRRQYYTMPNFRQYENRTGHILVQWSLGSPLHFAGWHCSWCFTPEGIYFKLVSAQNGDFPRWGDYEDKRDLNYIRSLIRTGGWFDGTQQEYPPADPSEHMYAPKYLLKNYDQFRYLLDNPYQEPKSTADGGRRSKGPEGRPPARSKSDVVEG encoded by the coding sequence ATGAAGATGAGACGCTACAAGCTCTTTCTCATGTTCTGTATGGCCGGCCTGTGCCTCATCTCCTTCCTGCACTTCTTTAAGACCCTGTCCTATGTCACGTTCCCCCGAGAACTGGCCTCCCTCAGCCCTAACCTGGTGTCCAGCTTCTTCTGGAACAATGCCCCGGTCACGCCCCAGGCCAGCCCCGAGCCGGGCAGCCCCGACCTGCTGCGTACCCCTCTCTATTCCCACTCGCCCCTGCTCCAGCCGCTGTCGCCAAGCAAGGCCACGGAGGAAATCCACCGGATGGACTTGGTGCTGCCCGAGGACACCACCGAGTACTTCCTCCGCACCAAAGCCGGGGGCGTCTGCTTCAAGCCAGGTACCAAGATGCCGGAGAAGGCGCCATCAGGGCGGCCAGAGGAGAAGGCGGAGGCGGGCGAAGGCGCGTCGGCCCGGGGAGCGGGCCGGCAGCTGCTGAGCAACCGGCAGCGGCCGGGGGCGCGCGCGCGGCGCAAGTGGGTGGAGTGCGTGTGCCTTCCGGGCTGGCACGGGCCCAGCTGCGGCGTGCCCACCGTGGTGCAGTACTCCAACCTGCCCACCAAGGAGCGCCTGGTGCCCCGGGAGACACCGCGGAGGGTCATCAACGCCATCAACATCAACCATGAGTTCGACCTGCTGGACGTGCGCTTCCACGAGCTGGGCGACGTGGTGGACGCCTTCGTGGTGTGCGAGTCCAACTTCACGGCCTACGGGGAGCCGCGGCCGCTCAAGTTCCGCGAGATGCTGACCAACGGTACCTTCGAGTACATCCGGCACAAGGTGCTCTACGTCTTCCTGGACCACTTCCCGCTGGGCGGGCGGCAGGACGGCTGGATCGCCGACGACTACCTGCGCACCTTCCTGACGCAGGACGGCGTGTCGCGGCTGCGCAACCTGCGGCCCGACGACGTCTTCATCATCGACGACGCCGACGAGATCCCCGCTCGCGACGGCGTGCTCTTCCTCAAGCTCTACGACGGCTGGACGGAGCCCTTCGCCTTCCACATGCGCAAGTCACTGTACGGCTTCTTCTGGAAGCAGCCGGGCACCCTAGAGGTGGTGTCGGGCTGCACGGTGGACATGCTGCAGACGGTGTACGGGCTGGACGGCATCCGCCTGCGCCGCCGCCAGTACTACACCATGCCCAACTTCCGCCAGTACGAGAACCGCACGGGCCACATCCTGGTGCAGTGGTCGCTGGGCAGCCCCCTGCACTTCGCCGGCTGGCACTGCTCCTGGTGCTTCACGCCCGAGGGCATCTACTTCAAGCTGGTGTCGGCCCAGAACGGCGACTTCCCCCGCTGGGGTGACTACGAGGACAAGCGAGACCTCAATTACATCCGGAGCTTGATCCGCACAGGGGGCTGGTTCGACGGCACCCAGCAGGAGTACCCGCCGGCCGACCCCAGCGAACACATGTATGCCCCTAAGTACCTGCTCAAGAACTACGACCAGTTCCGCTACCTGCTGGACAACCCCTACCAGGAGCCCAAGAGCACAGCAGACGGTGGGCGGCGGAGCAAGGGTCCGGAGGGAAGGCCGCCCGCCAGGAGCAAATCGGACGTGGTTGAAGGCTAA